A genomic stretch from Amycolatopsis sp. 195334CR includes:
- a CDS encoding right-handed parallel beta-helix repeat-containing protein, translated as MTTSAGRTLLVDPAGHGAYPTLGEAVLEAPDGACVSIAAGTYAETLDLSERYLTLRAEGGAEVLLDGTGADVPVLFARGGALAVHGVNVRGGDAAAVRAEDAELTMAGCTVHAGRGPGVAVRGPGPLAIRDVTIAGAEQGLILEGTSGVVENVTIEDVTADGIIVGLGADPVLRSCTISGCGRRGLYIYQHARPSVRNCRISRTGQAAIVVAHRSEPELKHTSVRDARGVGIDVGPGCGGSIEACDIGNTAEPAIRLDGAATARIVAEPIELVGGASPLDTLLTELDGMVGLPGVKAEVRSLVDEIQVNGWRARAGLATGALSHHLVFAGAPGTGKTTVARSYGKLLRELGVLPRGEFREVSRRDLVGQYIGHTAEKTAVVFEESLGGVLFIDEAYTLSRQSGSGGDFGQEAIDTLVKLMEDHREEIAVIVAGYTDEMRQFLAANPGLSSRFAKTVEFEDYTPDELVGITTRMITAGDYGLDPAAAPALTEHFRRLSGEPGFGNARDARKLFDTVRKTQSGRLRGLGRIPEPAELRELRRDDVLAAIGGPGVGDSTG; from the coding sequence ATGACCACGTCCGCAGGCCGTACGTTGCTGGTCGACCCCGCGGGGCACGGCGCTTATCCCACGCTCGGCGAGGCGGTGCTCGAAGCACCCGACGGCGCGTGTGTGTCGATCGCGGCCGGGACCTACGCCGAGACCCTCGATCTGTCGGAGCGGTACCTCACCCTGCGCGCGGAGGGTGGTGCCGAGGTGCTGCTCGACGGCACCGGTGCCGACGTGCCGGTGCTGTTCGCGCGCGGTGGCGCGCTCGCCGTGCACGGGGTGAACGTGCGCGGCGGGGACGCGGCGGCGGTGCGGGCCGAGGACGCCGAGCTGACCATGGCGGGCTGCACCGTGCACGCCGGCCGGGGGCCGGGGGTGGCGGTCCGCGGTCCGGGGCCGCTGGCGATCAGGGACGTGACCATCGCCGGGGCGGAGCAGGGGCTGATCCTGGAAGGTACGTCCGGTGTGGTGGAGAACGTCACCATCGAGGACGTCACCGCGGACGGCATCATCGTCGGCCTCGGCGCCGATCCGGTGCTGCGCTCGTGCACGATCAGCGGGTGCGGGCGGCGCGGGCTCTACATCTATCAGCACGCGAGGCCCTCGGTGCGGAACTGCCGGATCAGCCGCACCGGGCAGGCCGCGATCGTGGTGGCCCACCGCAGCGAACCCGAGCTGAAGCACACCTCGGTGCGTGACGCGCGTGGGGTCGGCATCGACGTGGGCCCCGGCTGCGGCGGTTCGATCGAGGCGTGCGACATCGGCAACACCGCCGAACCCGCGATCCGGCTCGACGGCGCGGCGACCGCGCGGATCGTGGCCGAGCCCATCGAGCTGGTCGGCGGGGCCAGCCCGCTGGACACCCTGCTCACCGAGCTGGACGGCATGGTCGGGCTGCCGGGCGTCAAGGCCGAGGTGCGGTCGCTCGTCGACGAGATCCAGGTGAACGGGTGGCGGGCGCGGGCCGGGCTGGCCACCGGTGCGCTGAGCCACCACCTGGTTTTCGCGGGCGCGCCCGGGACCGGGAAGACCACGGTCGCCCGTTCCTACGGGAAGTTGCTCCGCGAGCTCGGTGTGCTGCCCCGCGGCGAGTTCCGCGAGGTGTCCCGGCGGGATCTGGTCGGCCAGTACATCGGGCACACGGCCGAGAAGACGGCGGTGGTGTTCGAGGAGTCGCTCGGCGGGGTGCTGTTCATCGACGAGGCGTACACGCTGTCCAGGCAGTCCGGCAGTGGTGGTGACTTCGGGCAGGAAGCCATCGACACGCTGGTGAAGCTGATGGAGGACCACCGGGAGGAGATCGCGGTGATCGTCGCGGGCTACACCGACGAGATGCGGCAGTTCCTCGCCGCGAACCCCGGGCTTTCGTCGCGGTTCGCCAAGACCGTGGAGTTCGAGGACTACACCCCGGACGAGTTGGTCGGCATCACCACCCGGATGATCACCGCGGGCGACTACGGACTCGACCCGGCCGCCGCCCCCGCGCTCACCGAACACTTCCGGCGGCTCTCGGGGGAACCGGGCTTCGGCAACGCCCGCGACGCGCGCAAACTGTTCGACACCGTGCGGAAGACGCAGTCGGGCCGGTTGCGCGGGCTGGGCCGGATCCCGGAACCGGCCGAACTCCGCGAACTACGCCGGGACGATGTACTGGCCGCCATCGGCGGGCCGGGTGTCGGGGACAGCACTGGATGA
- a CDS encoding response regulator transcription factor, with translation MTSSPQEPFRLAAVHGSVSGALLSRHAKVAGTLVAAQRDVLVVSSLVDPVPAARQAVLGRGIRFRMLVPDHVRTTAGPARRLGRLARQGVLIRTMPDVPLEALVVDGTLAILPGEDTHDVAVLRLPSVVAAITELAERLWPIAVPFTGSDPPEAVELSDRDRELLALLCEGRTDESAAAALGVSVRTVRRMVSSLMNRLGARSRFQAGVKAADRGWLAEEAHR, from the coding sequence GTGACGTCCTCTCCCCAGGAACCGTTCCGGCTCGCCGCGGTCCACGGCAGCGTGTCCGGCGCCTTGCTGTCCCGGCACGCCAAGGTGGCGGGCACTCTCGTTGCCGCGCAACGGGATGTGCTGGTGGTCAGCTCTCTGGTCGATCCGGTGCCGGCGGCGCGCCAGGCCGTCCTCGGCCGCGGCATCCGCTTCCGCATGCTGGTGCCCGACCACGTGCGGACCACGGCGGGACCGGCGCGCCGGCTCGGCAGGCTCGCCCGGCAGGGGGTGCTGATCCGCACGATGCCCGACGTTCCGCTCGAAGCGCTGGTGGTCGACGGGACGCTCGCGATCCTGCCCGGCGAAGACACGCACGACGTGGCGGTGCTCCGGCTGCCCAGCGTCGTGGCGGCCATCACCGAGCTGGCCGAGCGGCTGTGGCCGATCGCGGTGCCGTTCACCGGCAGCGACCCACCGGAGGCGGTCGAATTGTCCGACCGCGACCGGGAACTGCTCGCGCTGCTCTGCGAGGGGCGCACCGACGAGTCGGCCGCGGCCGCGCTCGGCGTCTCGGTGCGCACCGTTCGCCGGATGGTGTCGAGCCTGATGAACCGGCTCGGCGCCCGCAGCCGGTTCCAAGCAGGAGTGAAGGCCGCCGACCGCGGCTGGCTGGCCGAGGAGGCACACCGATGA
- a CDS encoding BTAD domain-containing putative transcriptional regulator, whose translation MLFHTLGPLEVRGRDGEVHRLGNSKAATLLATLLRHPNAWLTSAKLIEATWQDAAAPASAESNLKTYVWQLRRALPEGAARIESAPGRYRLRLGHGELDTQHVAERATVARAATATGDFDTAVAAYETALGWWRGVAFEGLPMGCAAEEFAELRGQLREELADAQLALGRTGDAARTLRALTEDDPLRETAWASLVRALHALGRRAEAVRAYRQASQALSTELGVRPGRALNSAYLAALEPARPRRELPRDTPWFTGRTADLHTIRRATGVVLIDGQPGIGKSALAVHAAHTLAGAFPDGQLFLDLHGSTRPLTAFDALGTQLSRIGVPAALLPGTVDERAALWRCELAHRRVLLVLDDAEGPGQVAPLLPAGRDCRTLITTRSRGWHVDGAVRIGLGPLSTSDAFALVRAATGEPIGEALLALCGGIPAALRDVSTSLCTRPPGASKKLATPCQVFGCAGDGYRHALATAFASLSPAGRSALHALGDLPGEFASADAVHALGGTPDAVRRTLEALVDVGVLDALPHGRYRGHRLVYHYAGCRECAPASATAVARVA comes from the coding sequence ATGCTGTTCCACACCCTGGGGCCGCTGGAGGTGCGCGGCCGCGATGGCGAGGTCCACCGGCTCGGCAACAGCAAGGCCGCGACCCTGCTGGCAACGCTGTTGCGGCACCCCAACGCGTGGCTCACCAGCGCCAAGCTGATCGAGGCGACCTGGCAGGACGCGGCCGCGCCCGCCTCCGCGGAGTCGAACCTGAAGACCTACGTGTGGCAGCTGCGCCGCGCGCTGCCGGAAGGCGCCGCCAGGATCGAAAGCGCGCCCGGCCGCTACCGCCTCCGGCTCGGCCACGGGGAACTGGACACCCAGCACGTCGCCGAGCGCGCCACTGTGGCCCGCGCGGCCACCGCGACGGGAGATTTCGACACCGCGGTCGCCGCGTACGAGACGGCGCTCGGCTGGTGGCGTGGTGTCGCTTTCGAAGGCCTGCCAATGGGTTGTGCCGCCGAGGAGTTCGCGGAACTGCGCGGGCAGTTGCGCGAGGAACTCGCCGACGCACAGCTCGCGCTCGGCCGCACCGGCGACGCCGCGCGCACGCTGCGCGCCCTCACCGAGGACGACCCACTGCGCGAAACCGCGTGGGCCAGCCTCGTCCGCGCGCTGCACGCACTGGGCAGACGGGCCGAGGCGGTGCGCGCCTACCGCCAGGCGAGCCAGGCCCTCTCCACCGAACTCGGCGTCCGCCCCGGCCGAGCCCTGAACTCGGCCTACCTGGCCGCGCTCGAACCGGCGCGTCCCCGCCGGGAACTTCCCCGCGACACCCCGTGGTTCACCGGCCGCACCGCCGACCTGCACACCATCCGGCGCGCAACCGGCGTGGTGCTCATCGACGGCCAGCCCGGCATCGGCAAGAGCGCGCTCGCCGTGCACGCGGCGCACACCCTCGCCGGTGCGTTCCCGGACGGCCAGCTCTTCCTCGACCTGCACGGCAGCACCCGGCCGCTGACCGCGTTCGACGCGCTCGGCACGCAGTTGAGCCGCATCGGGGTTCCGGCCGCGCTGCTGCCCGGCACGGTGGACGAGCGCGCGGCGCTGTGGCGCTGCGAACTGGCCCACCGCCGGGTGCTGCTGGTGCTCGACGACGCCGAAGGCCCCGGCCAGGTCGCACCGCTGCTGCCCGCGGGACGGGACTGCCGCACGCTGATCACCACCCGCAGCCGCGGCTGGCACGTCGACGGCGCCGTGCGGATCGGCCTCGGTCCACTGTCCACATCGGACGCCTTCGCACTGGTGCGCGCCGCCACGGGCGAGCCCATCGGCGAGGCACTGCTCGCGCTCTGCGGCGGGATTCCGGCCGCACTGCGGGACGTGAGCACCAGCCTGTGCACTCGTCCACCGGGGGCGTCGAAGAAGTTGGCGACCCCGTGCCAGGTGTTCGGGTGTGCCGGTGACGGTTATCGGCACGCGCTGGCCACGGCGTTCGCGTCGCTGTCCCCGGCCGGACGCTCCGCGCTGCACGCGCTCGGGGATCTGCCCGGCGAGTTCGCTTCCGCCGACGCCGTCCACGCGCTCGGCGGCACTCCGGACGCCGTGCGGCGGACCTTGGAAGCGCTGGTGGACGTCGGCGTGCTCGACGCGCTCCCCCACGGCCGTTACCGCGGCCACCGGCTCGTGTACCACTACGCGGGCTGCCGGGAGTGCGCTCCGGCATCCGCGACGGCCGTGGCGCGGGTGGCATGA
- a CDS encoding fibronectin type III domain-containing protein: protein MTSKLRQRLPAALLVAACAGTVAVAVSGAGEALGGLDFAPSGHWVGNPGLDLLFHVNGASATVDTQAGLPLDPGDRVYQGDSSVFVVGGSRIREFGKSSLEVENEVPAPTGEPAVGVEAPGGPYLVFRKAGTVVRLGERPATIRAGTDLGDPVATPEGALWLHRMATGVVCTLAVDADQVSCPTVTPMGHSGELTVAGSAVAFVDKTADTVQTVTAQGLGTPVNLGVDLPHTATIANADTAGRVAVVDPGARQLHLIDTAGLGTGSAAAGTVTVPLPDGEFTSAEPSGSSVVLLDRRNNAVHTYTSEGKPQAVTPVPPETGAPRLSRGADGRVYVDGDQGGHVMVVDEHGAVSQVPLTDAGKPGGIGDPQAPPPEPPPDQGSQAGPPPGNPPAQAQPAPKPAPNPQSQPGPKPQPEPNPQSGPKPQPQPQPQPGPKPQPQPQPQPKPPKPLPASPPGAATNLTTAVDGTSVQFTWGAAAPNGGEVTAYHVSWKPGNGSLTKPGSARSATLSGLKPGTSYTVTIIAENSAGQGTAASAKVAIPGPSVTVSRGKPSEYDGCGPPCHKMRIRASGLEPDTEYEFNPFSNHPTWENPGSSWTTDENGEVDFQNIDFGEPGYEVWVVIEETGTTSKHYTWPG, encoded by the coding sequence GTGACGAGCAAGCTGCGGCAACGGTTACCGGCGGCACTGCTCGTGGCCGCCTGCGCGGGAACGGTGGCGGTCGCGGTCTCCGGTGCGGGTGAAGCACTGGGCGGGCTGGATTTCGCGCCGTCGGGTCACTGGGTGGGCAACCCGGGACTGGACCTCCTGTTCCACGTCAACGGGGCCAGCGCGACGGTGGACACGCAGGCGGGCCTGCCGCTGGATCCCGGCGACCGGGTTTACCAGGGCGACTCCAGCGTGTTCGTCGTCGGCGGCTCGCGGATCCGGGAGTTCGGGAAATCCAGTCTCGAAGTGGAGAACGAGGTGCCCGCCCCGACCGGTGAGCCTGCCGTCGGGGTCGAGGCACCGGGCGGGCCATACCTCGTGTTCCGCAAGGCGGGCACGGTGGTGCGGCTCGGCGAACGGCCCGCCACGATCCGCGCGGGTACCGATCTCGGTGACCCGGTGGCCACCCCGGAGGGCGCGCTCTGGCTGCACCGGATGGCCACGGGGGTGGTGTGCACCCTGGCCGTGGACGCCGACCAGGTGTCGTGCCCGACGGTGACGCCGATGGGCCACAGCGGCGAGCTGACCGTGGCGGGCAGCGCGGTGGCGTTCGTGGACAAGACGGCCGACACCGTGCAGACGGTGACCGCGCAGGGGCTCGGCACCCCGGTGAACCTGGGCGTGGATCTGCCGCACACGGCCACGATCGCCAACGCGGACACGGCCGGGCGCGTCGCGGTGGTCGACCCGGGCGCGCGGCAGCTGCACCTGATCGACACCGCGGGTCTCGGCACCGGCTCGGCCGCCGCGGGGACGGTGACCGTGCCGTTGCCCGACGGCGAGTTCACCAGTGCGGAGCCGAGCGGGTCGTCGGTCGTGCTGCTCGACCGGCGGAACAACGCGGTGCACACCTACACCAGCGAAGGCAAGCCGCAGGCGGTCACCCCGGTGCCGCCGGAGACCGGCGCGCCGAGGCTGAGCCGGGGTGCGGACGGGCGCGTGTACGTCGACGGGGACCAGGGCGGGCACGTCATGGTGGTCGACGAGCACGGTGCGGTGAGCCAGGTACCGCTGACCGATGCCGGGAAACCGGGCGGTATCGGCGATCCGCAGGCGCCGCCGCCCGAGCCGCCGCCGGACCAGGGCTCGCAGGCGGGGCCGCCTCCGGGGAATCCACCGGCGCAGGCACAACCGGCGCCGAAGCCCGCGCCCAACCCGCAATCCCAGCCCGGCCCGAAGCCCCAGCCCGAGCCGAACCCTCAGTCTGGCCCGAAACCTCAACCCCAGCCTCAACCGCAGCCCGGCCCGAAGCCCCAGCCCCAACCACAGCCTCAGCCCAAGCCGCCGAAGCCGCTTCCGGCGAGCCCGCCCGGGGCCGCCACCAATCTGACCACTGCGGTCGACGGCACCTCCGTCCAGTTCACCTGGGGCGCCGCCGCGCCCAACGGCGGTGAGGTGACCGCGTACCACGTGTCCTGGAAACCCGGCAACGGCAGCCTGACCAAGCCCGGCAGCGCCCGCTCGGCCACCCTGTCCGGCCTGAAACCCGGCACCAGCTACACCGTGACGATCATCGCCGAGAACAGTGCGGGCCAGGGCACCGCGGCCAGCGCCAAGGTGGCCATCCCCGGCCCGTCGGTCACGGTGAGCCGCGGGAAACCGAGCGAGTACGACGGGTGCGGGCCGCCCTGCCACAAGATGCGCATCCGCGCGAGCGGCCTCGAACCGGACACCGAGTACGAGTTCAACCCGTTCTCGAACCACCCGACCTGGGAGAACCCGGGCTCGAGCTGGACCACCGACGAGAACGGAGAGGTGGACTTCCAGAACATCGACTTCGGCGAGCCCGGATACGAGGTGTGGGTCGTGATCGAGGAGACCGGTACCACCTCCAAGCACTACACCTGGCCCGGCTGA
- a CDS encoding transglutaminase domain-containing protein has protein sequence MKALPTACVLLAAVVAGLLFAPVFGGWPLVLPLAVPAAAVFAVALLASRHETVRPVLTLAAGLLSIVETMLWSTTVAGLPTGATIRALAEGATDSWRLVLQSTWPAQPDPALMLFVPLLALAAGVFGIELLYRWGALVALAPSFAVVVLSQFFGASTGVGATVGALAFAVAAGALLVATGAERVDDERRISTLLLAAPTVTLAVIAAVAGGTLLPAAEARYALRDDQFAPLAESRITSPLDELADRLSKPDLPVFTVDGAAEVDRWPVVVLHEFDGAGWTPGGRYRKLGADLRPGKEITVAVERRTAGIGAVRLGGPWLPSQPLPAGVEGLEPLVEERQGSLFSRAPGPVGYTLSWWEPQAEPAALNDAAVDLSLAGELGGVGQVPPGIAELAEAAVPTRPTFQAALALEKFLREHYRLAEGPDLPTGNSWPQLKKFLLETKRGTSEQFAAAYVALARIKGIPARLAVGFRAPADRVPGRPYTVRNGNAFAWPEVAVQGVGWVPLDPSGTTAAAGQGQGSGLAAATAGARAELPPPEQLRDPPLPEAPAAEGPDFGAGWSFPVGVLLAVPVFVALLWGFGVPLAKAVRARRRRRRPGAGAVIGAWEEVRDRLRAYRVPVSTGMTVRDLTAAVAATDGAAVEGLRSLGATVESTLWSGTDPGPDAGRQAWVAVSAVRRGLARRGARARLRAALNPGPLRAPR, from the coding sequence ATGAAGGCGCTCCCGACGGCGTGCGTGCTGCTGGCCGCCGTGGTGGCGGGCCTGCTGTTCGCGCCGGTGTTCGGGGGATGGCCGCTGGTGCTGCCGCTGGCCGTGCCCGCCGCGGCGGTGTTCGCGGTCGCCTTGCTCGCTTCCCGGCACGAGACGGTGCGGCCGGTGCTGACGCTGGCGGCCGGACTTCTGTCCATTGTGGAGACGATGTTGTGGTCGACCACGGTGGCGGGATTGCCGACCGGCGCGACGATCCGCGCGCTGGCCGAAGGCGCGACGGACTCCTGGCGGCTGGTGCTGCAGTCGACGTGGCCCGCCCAGCCGGACCCGGCGCTCATGCTGTTCGTGCCGCTGCTGGCCCTGGCCGCCGGTGTGTTCGGCATCGAGCTGCTGTACCGGTGGGGAGCGCTGGTGGCGCTGGCGCCGAGCTTCGCGGTGGTGGTGCTCAGCCAGTTCTTCGGCGCGAGCACCGGTGTCGGCGCGACCGTCGGGGCGCTGGCCTTCGCCGTGGCGGCCGGGGCACTGCTGGTCGCCACCGGGGCCGAGCGGGTCGACGACGAGCGGCGGATTTCGACGTTGTTGCTCGCCGCGCCCACGGTGACCCTCGCCGTGATCGCCGCGGTCGCCGGTGGCACGCTGCTGCCTGCGGCCGAGGCCAGATACGCGCTCCGCGACGACCAGTTCGCGCCGCTCGCCGAAAGCCGGATCACCAGCCCGCTGGACGAACTCGCCGATCGTCTGTCCAAGCCGGACCTCCCGGTGTTCACTGTGGACGGTGCTGCCGAGGTGGACCGGTGGCCGGTGGTGGTACTGCACGAGTTCGACGGGGCAGGCTGGACGCCGGGTGGCCGGTACCGCAAGCTCGGCGCGGATCTGCGGCCCGGCAAGGAGATCACCGTGGCGGTCGAGCGGCGCACCGCCGGGATCGGCGCCGTCCGGCTCGGCGGACCGTGGCTGCCGAGCCAGCCCCTGCCCGCGGGTGTCGAGGGCCTCGAACCGCTGGTGGAGGAGCGGCAGGGATCGCTGTTCAGCCGAGCGCCGGGGCCGGTCGGCTACACCCTCAGCTGGTGGGAACCGCAAGCCGAACCGGCCGCACTCAACGACGCGGCGGTGGACCTTTCACTGGCGGGAGAGCTGGGCGGGGTCGGGCAGGTGCCACCGGGGATCGCCGAACTGGCCGAGGCGGCCGTGCCCACCCGGCCGACGTTCCAGGCCGCGCTGGCGCTGGAGAAGTTCCTGCGTGAGCACTACCGGCTGGCGGAGGGCCCGGACCTGCCCACCGGGAACTCGTGGCCGCAGCTGAAGAAGTTCCTGTTGGAAACCAAGCGCGGCACGAGCGAGCAGTTCGCCGCCGCGTACGTCGCGCTGGCCAGGATCAAGGGCATCCCGGCGCGGCTGGCGGTCGGCTTCCGCGCGCCCGCCGACCGGGTGCCCGGCCGCCCGTACACGGTGCGCAACGGCAACGCGTTCGCCTGGCCGGAGGTGGCCGTGCAGGGGGTGGGCTGGGTACCGCTCGACCCGAGCGGCACGACGGCGGCGGCCGGGCAGGGCCAGGGGAGTGGGCTGGCCGCGGCCACCGCCGGGGCGCGTGCCGAGTTGCCGCCGCCGGAGCAACTGCGCGACCCTCCGCTGCCCGAGGCACCGGCGGCGGAAGGGCCCGATTTCGGGGCGGGCTGGTCGTTTCCGGTCGGGGTCCTGCTCGCGGTGCCGGTGTTCGTCGCGCTGCTGTGGGGTTTCGGGGTACCGCTGGCGAAGGCGGTGCGGGCGCGGCGACGCAGGCGCAGGCCCGGTGCGGGTGCGGTGATCGGCGCCTGGGAGGAGGTGCGCGACCGGCTGCGGGCCTACCGGGTGCCGGTGTCCACCGGGATGACGGTGCGCGACCTCACCGCGGCGGTCGCGGCAACCGACGGCGCCGCGGTGGAGGGCCTGCGCTCGCTCGGTGCGACCGTGGAATCCACCCTGTGGTCGGGCACCGACCCAGGGCCGGACGCCGGAAGGCAGGCCTGGGTCGCGGTCAGCGCGGTTCGCCGGGGACTCGCGCGGCGTGGGGCACGTGCCCGGCTGCGCGCCGCCCTGAACCCCGGCCCGCTCCGCGCCCCGCGCTGA
- a CDS encoding SDR family oxidoreductase → MRVFITGGTGLIGSAVVAELLGNGHTVLALARSDASAQAASAAGAEPIRGGLADLDVLRAGAARADGVIHLAFANDFSSPEALANAVAEEGAALAALGEALGGSDRPFVVCSGTPPVPGRASTEADPIPTDGPVGGRSRAVTEVLSLASRGVRTSAVRLPRTVHNEGTGGFAGVLTGIARQSGVSGYPGDGTQRWPAVHALDAAVLFRLALEQAEAGTAWHAVADEGDQVRDIAAVIGRRLGLPVESVPAQTYGPLGVIFAADQPASSTHTRQALGWEPKHPSLLEDLENIQP, encoded by the coding sequence ATGCGCGTCTTCATCACCGGTGGCACCGGTCTGATCGGGTCCGCCGTCGTCGCTGAGCTGCTCGGCAATGGCCACACCGTCCTCGCACTCGCCCGCTCCGACGCGTCCGCGCAGGCCGCCTCGGCGGCCGGCGCCGAGCCGATCCGGGGTGGTCTGGCCGATCTGGACGTCCTGCGCGCCGGCGCCGCCCGGGCCGACGGCGTGATCCACCTGGCCTTCGCCAACGACTTCAGCAGCCCCGAAGCCCTGGCGAACGCCGTCGCCGAGGAAGGCGCCGCCCTCGCCGCCCTCGGCGAGGCGCTCGGCGGCAGCGATCGCCCGTTCGTCGTCTGCTCGGGAACGCCCCCCGTGCCGGGCCGCGCTTCCACCGAGGCCGACCCGATCCCGACCGACGGGCCGGTCGGCGGTCGCAGTCGCGCGGTCACGGAAGTCCTGAGCCTGGCCTCGCGCGGGGTCCGAACCTCGGCCGTCCGCCTGCCGCGCACCGTCCACAACGAGGGCACGGGCGGGTTCGCCGGCGTGCTGACCGGGATCGCGCGACAGAGCGGAGTGTCCGGCTACCCGGGCGACGGCACGCAGCGCTGGCCGGCCGTGCACGCCCTCGACGCCGCGGTCCTGTTCCGGCTCGCCCTGGAGCAGGCGGAAGCCGGCACCGCCTGGCACGCCGTGGCCGACGAGGGCGACCAGGTGCGTGACATCGCAGCCGTCATCGGCCGGCGGCTCGGCCTGCCCGTCGAGTCAGTGCCGGCGCAGACCTACGGCCCCCTCGGCGTCATCTTCGCGGCAGACCAGCCCGCGTCCAGCACCCACACCCGGCAGGCGCTCGGCTGGGAGCCGAAGCACCCGAGCCTGCTGGAGGACCTGGAGAACATCCAACCTTGA
- a CDS encoding DUF58 domain-containing protein — MSGQAGVRPTRRGIAVLVLGLLLVAFGQWAGYPLLRALGGILLAAVVAAVAVTARRVRVVVTRSVYPDRVGRGDSALARLKVRNPTAASQPGVLATDRAGGEARTVRIRPLPPSTGATYHYELTTRVRGLMTVGPLLLHRADPFGLARNRLPTGETATLWVYPKQFPARVPTAGYARHHHEGAATDELLRGSMDLRDVREYVPGDEIRHLHWKASARTGRLMVRDLADPRQPRFTVLLDTRPGSLTPQGFEEAVDLAASLLGASALAGRHSRLVTSSGLDVPTPGGPQAARRLLDELCVLGQGKADAVVPAVLGTSRGFGGCLTVITSGGAEMSSLAWLRSRYSPIFVFVLGAAGAAQTVTGARLLGADNAEHAVRRWNEVLG, encoded by the coding sequence ATGAGCGGCCAGGCCGGGGTGCGGCCCACCCGGCGCGGGATCGCGGTGCTCGTGCTCGGCCTCCTGCTGGTCGCGTTTGGACAGTGGGCGGGGTACCCGTTGCTGCGCGCGCTGGGCGGGATCCTGCTCGCCGCGGTGGTGGCCGCCGTCGCGGTGACGGCGCGCCGGGTGCGGGTGGTGGTGACCCGCTCGGTGTACCCGGACCGGGTGGGGCGCGGCGATTCGGCGCTGGCGCGGCTGAAAGTGCGCAACCCCACTGCCGCCTCGCAGCCCGGGGTGCTGGCCACGGACCGGGCGGGCGGCGAGGCGCGGACCGTGCGGATCCGCCCGCTGCCGCCGTCGACCGGGGCGACCTACCACTACGAGCTGACGACCAGGGTCCGCGGCCTGATGACGGTGGGTCCGCTGCTGCTGCACCGGGCCGACCCGTTCGGCCTGGCGCGCAACCGGCTGCCGACCGGCGAGACCGCTACGTTGTGGGTGTACCCGAAGCAGTTCCCGGCCAGGGTGCCGACCGCCGGCTACGCCCGGCACCACCACGAGGGCGCCGCCACCGACGAGCTGCTGCGCGGTTCGATGGACCTGCGCGACGTGCGTGAGTACGTGCCCGGCGACGAGATCCGGCACTTGCACTGGAAAGCGAGCGCACGCACCGGCCGGTTGATGGTGCGCGACCTGGCCGACCCGCGGCAACCCCGGTTCACGGTATTGCTCGACACCAGGCCGGGTTCCCTGACACCACAAGGGTTCGAGGAGGCCGTCGACCTCGCGGCGTCACTGCTCGGCGCGTCGGCGCTGGCCGGACGGCACAGCAGGCTGGTCACCTCGTCCGGCCTCGACGTGCCCACTCCCGGAGGTCCGCAGGCCGCCCGCAGGCTGCTCGACGAACTGTGCGTGCTGGGCCAGGGCAAGGCCGACGCGGTGGTGCCCGCGGTGCTCGGGACGAGCCGCGGGTTCGGCGGCTGCCTGACGGTGATCACCTCGGGAGGTGCCGAGATGTCGTCGCTGGCCTGGCTGCGCAGCCGCTACTCGCCGATCTTCGTGTTCGTGCTGGGGGCGGCGGGCGCCGCGCAGACGGTGACGGGAGCGCGGCTGCTCGGCGCCGACAACGCCGAACACGCCGTGCGCCGCTGGAACGAGGTGCTGGGATGA